Proteins encoded in a region of the Methylobacterium radiotolerans JCM 2831 genome:
- a CDS encoding response regulator transcription factor, with amino-acid sequence MRLLVVEDDKDINRQVVAALEEAGYVADKAYDGEEGGYLGESEPYDAIILDMGLPKADGVTVLQKWRRAGVKTPVIILTARDRWSDKVDGFDAGADDYVTKPFHMEELMARVRALLRRAAGHATSQIACGPVTLDTRSGKVFVDGAQVKLTSHEYRLLSYLMHHTGRVVSRAELTEHLYDQDFDRDSNTIEVFVGRLRKKLAVDLIQTVRGLGYLVDPNQPPARM; translated from the coding sequence GTGCGTCTGCTGGTCGTGGAGGATGACAAGGACATCAACCGGCAGGTCGTGGCCGCGCTGGAGGAGGCCGGCTACGTCGCCGACAAGGCCTATGACGGCGAGGAGGGCGGCTATCTCGGCGAGAGCGAGCCCTACGACGCCATCATCCTCGACATGGGCCTGCCCAAGGCCGACGGCGTCACGGTGCTGCAGAAGTGGCGCCGGGCCGGCGTGAAGACCCCGGTGATCATCCTCACGGCCCGCGACCGCTGGTCCGACAAGGTCGACGGCTTCGACGCCGGCGCCGACGACTACGTCACCAAGCCCTTCCACATGGAGGAGCTGATGGCCCGGGTGCGCGCCCTGCTGCGCCGCGCCGCCGGCCACGCCACCAGCCAGATCGCCTGCGGGCCGGTGACCCTCGACACGCGCTCCGGCAAGGTCTTCGTCGACGGCGCCCAGGTGAAGCTGACGAGCCACGAGTACCGGCTGCTCTCCTACCTGATGCACCATACCGGCCGGGTCGTGTCCCGCGCCGAACTCACCGAGCACCTCTACGACCAGGATTTCGACCGCGACTCGAACACGATCGAGGTGTTCGTCGGCCGCCTGCGCAAGAAGCTCGCGGTGGACCTGATCCAGACCGTGCGCGGCCTCGGCTACCTCGTGGATCCCAACCAGCCGCCGGCGCGGATGTGA
- a CDS encoding 2-methylaconitate cis-trans isomerase PrpF family protein: MSAAPRSGTLPAVFMRGGTSKALMLHRRDVPGDLAAWEPVFLSAMDSPDPFGRQLNGMGGGVSSVSKICVVERSARPDADIDYTFVQVVVRDGRIDLSGNCGNMLAAVGPFAVNEGLVEVPDGPVRLRIFNTNTRKRIAATFAVEGGRSVYRGDLAIPGVAGTGAPIQLDFLDPGGATTGRLLPTGTVRQRLDVPGLGAIEASLIDAANACVFVRAADLGLAGTELPAALEAVPGLLDRLARIRRAGSVAMGIAPDVEAAARVVHVPFVGLVAPPQESGSLSGDAIRAAEIDLTARVVSNGVPHQALPLTATLCLAVAARLEGSLVHEAARPTGAALRVGMPSGILTADAAVTRGADGWRAERGAFFRTARPLMRGAVFYDAPPPV, from the coding sequence GTGAGCGCGGCTCCGCGTTCCGGCACGCTGCCGGCCGTGTTCATGCGCGGCGGCACCAGCAAGGCGCTGATGCTGCACCGCCGGGACGTGCCGGGGGATCTCGCCGCCTGGGAGCCGGTCTTCCTCTCCGCCATGGACAGCCCCGACCCGTTCGGGCGGCAGCTCAACGGCATGGGCGGGGGCGTCTCGTCGGTCTCGAAGATCTGCGTGGTGGAGCGCTCCGCGCGGCCGGACGCCGACATCGACTACACCTTCGTGCAGGTCGTGGTCCGGGACGGCCGCATCGACCTGTCGGGCAATTGCGGCAACATGCTCGCCGCCGTGGGACCGTTCGCGGTCAACGAGGGGCTCGTCGAGGTCCCGGACGGCCCGGTGCGGCTGCGGATCTTCAACACCAACACGCGCAAGCGGATCGCGGCGACCTTCGCGGTGGAGGGCGGCCGCAGCGTCTACCGCGGCGACCTCGCGATCCCCGGCGTCGCTGGCACCGGCGCGCCGATCCAGCTCGACTTCCTGGATCCGGGCGGCGCCACGACCGGCCGGCTGCTCCCGACCGGCACCGTCCGCCAGAGGCTCGACGTGCCGGGCCTCGGCGCGATCGAGGCCTCCCTGATCGACGCCGCCAACGCCTGCGTGTTCGTCCGCGCCGCCGATCTCGGGCTGGCCGGCACCGAGCTGCCCGCAGCCCTGGAGGCCGTGCCGGGCCTCCTCGACCGGCTGGCGCGGATCCGCCGGGCCGGCTCCGTGGCGATGGGCATCGCGCCGGACGTCGAGGCGGCGGCGCGCGTCGTCCACGTGCCCTTCGTCGGCCTCGTCGCCCCGCCGCAGGAGTCCGGCAGCCTCTCCGGCGACGCGATCCGCGCCGCCGAGATCGACCTGACCGCCCGGGTCGTCTCCAACGGCGTGCCGCATCAGGCGCTGCCGCTGACCGCCACCCTGTGCCTCGCGGTCGCCGCCCGGCTCGAAGGCAGTCTCGTCCACGAGGCCGCCCGCCCCACCGGCGCGGCCCTGCGGGTCGGCATGCCGTCGGGCATCCTCACCGCCGACGCCGCCGTGACCCGCGGGGCCGACGGCTGGCGGGCCGAGCGCGGCGCCTTCTTCCGCACGGCGCGCCCGCTGATGCGTGGCGCGGTGTTCTACGACGCGCCGCCGCCCGTCTGA
- a CDS encoding sensor histidine kinase: MIDLIGLFSLRRRSIAVRLAVSAFLSSSAILLIAAWILTTLYRENTERSFDSRLLVFANNLATDLVSPNDPESRTFSLGDPRFDLPLSGWYWQVGKPDAKPRDVRTSRSLVGVPLPPATDSDGKVGVGQIRQGYGKGQDGRLLRIMERDVDLGEEGRYTVRVAGPADEIVNDVDRFRNSLTITFGLLGLSLAITTLLQIRFGLAPLKKMRAALGAVRRGEADRITGTYPRDIAPLTGEVNLLIETNREILERARTQVGNLAHALKTPLSIIVNEVGASDAPEELAQKIREQAAVMRDQVNYHLDRARAAALAGTLGTSTEVEPALAGLVRTFGKIYRDKDIAYDVHVPPGLRFRGERQDFEEMVGNLVDNASKWAHGRVAIRAEAVNTNDYPHLVVAIEDDGPGLPPEARQAVLGRGRRLDESKPGSGLGLSIVADLAALYRGRFTLEEAALGGLRAVLEVPGDLPVGTPTH; encoded by the coding sequence ATGATCGACCTCATCGGCCTCTTCTCCCTGCGCCGCCGCTCCATCGCGGTGCGGCTCGCCGTGTCGGCGTTCCTGTCGAGCTCCGCGATCCTGCTGATCGCGGCCTGGATCCTCACGACCCTCTACCGCGAGAACACCGAGCGCTCCTTCGACAGCCGGCTCCTCGTCTTCGCCAACAATCTCGCCACCGACCTCGTCTCGCCCAACGATCCCGAGAGCCGGACCTTCTCGCTCGGCGACCCGCGCTTCGACCTGCCCCTGTCGGGCTGGTACTGGCAGGTCGGCAAGCCCGACGCGAAGCCGCGCGACGTGCGCACCTCCCGCTCCCTCGTGGGTGTGCCGCTCCCGCCCGCCACCGATTCGGACGGCAAGGTCGGGGTCGGGCAGATCCGTCAGGGCTACGGCAAGGGGCAGGACGGACGCCTCCTGCGCATCATGGAGCGCGACGTCGATCTCGGCGAGGAGGGCCGCTACACGGTCCGGGTCGCCGGCCCCGCCGACGAGATCGTCAACGACGTCGACCGGTTCCGGAACTCGCTGACCATCACCTTCGGCCTGCTCGGGCTGTCGCTGGCGATCACCACCCTGCTGCAGATCCGGTTCGGCCTCGCGCCGCTCAAGAAGATGCGCGCCGCGCTGGGCGCCGTCCGCCGGGGCGAGGCCGACCGCATCACCGGCACCTATCCCCGCGACATCGCGCCGCTCACCGGCGAGGTGAACCTCCTGATCGAGACCAACCGCGAGATCCTGGAGCGCGCCCGGACCCAGGTCGGCAACCTGGCCCACGCCCTGAAGACGCCGCTCTCGATCATCGTCAACGAGGTCGGCGCCTCCGACGCCCCCGAGGAGCTCGCGCAGAAGATCCGCGAGCAGGCCGCGGTCATGCGCGATCAGGTCAACTACCACCTCGACCGCGCCCGGGCCGCCGCCCTCGCCGGCACGCTCGGCACCTCGACAGAGGTGGAGCCGGCGCTCGCGGGCCTCGTGCGCACCTTCGGGAAGATCTACCGGGACAAGGACATCGCCTACGACGTCCACGTGCCGCCGGGCCTGCGCTTCCGCGGCGAGCGCCAGGATTTCGAGGAGATGGTCGGCAACCTCGTCGACAACGCGTCGAAATGGGCCCACGGCCGCGTCGCGATCCGGGCCGAGGCGGTGAACACGAACGATTATCCCCATCTCGTCGTCGCCATCGAGGATGACGGCCCCGGCCTGCCCCCGGAGGCCCGCCAGGCCGTGCTCGGCCGCGGGCGGCGCCTCGACGAATCGAAGCCCGGCTCCGGCCTCGGCCTGTCGATCGTGGCCGACCTCGCCGCCCTGTACCGGGGACGCTTCACCCTGGAGGAGGCGGCGCTCGGCGGCCTGCGGGCGGTGCTGGAGGTGCCGGGCGACCTGCCGGTCGGCACCCCGACCCACTGA
- the ccmI gene encoding c-type cytochrome biogenesis protein CcmI, with protein sequence MTAIWFILAAMTAAAVLGLLWPMSRRAAVPTGEAGGSGLATETAFYEDQIAEIERDLERGLIAPDEAETAKAEAGRRLLRSSREAQREAEDAGIAEAARPAEPRLRRRRAASAFALSTIPLVALIAYGLYGSPEVPAQTEADRQAARGGADELMKAVSQIEARLARDPNDARGWAVLAPVYMRTGRFDDAARAYANIARIKGETADLLADQGEALTAAGNGTVSPEARALFEKAQAKEPNAPKPRFYLARAAEQAGDTGEAIRQLTELEASSPPSAPWLGIVKQSLARLKGEPPPPAAPQTAPQIPAEQQAAIRGMVDGLDARLKTGGGTPDEWLRLVRSRAVLGEREQAADALARARAALAGDPQGLAQVEQGARAVGLGAEGEAPAPAGSGQPGSGAQSEKEAAMAAVRAMPQAEQQAAIRGMVEGLDRRLAARGGTPDEWMRLVRSYSALGERDQAVKALDRARMALAANSEAVTRLDGLARELDLPAKPNP encoded by the coding sequence ATGACGGCGATCTGGTTCATCCTGGCGGCCATGACCGCGGCGGCCGTGCTCGGCCTGCTCTGGCCGATGTCGCGCCGCGCCGCCGTGCCGACCGGTGAGGCGGGCGGGAGCGGGCTCGCCACCGAGACGGCGTTCTACGAGGATCAGATCGCCGAGATCGAGCGCGACCTCGAGCGCGGCTTGATCGCCCCCGACGAGGCCGAGACCGCTAAGGCCGAGGCGGGCCGCCGCCTGCTCCGGTCGAGCCGCGAGGCGCAGCGCGAGGCCGAGGATGCCGGCATCGCCGAGGCCGCGCGCCCGGCCGAGCCGCGCCTGCGCCGCCGGCGCGCCGCCTCGGCCTTCGCGCTCTCCACCATCCCCCTCGTGGCGCTGATCGCCTACGGGCTCTACGGCTCGCCCGAGGTGCCGGCACAGACCGAGGCCGACCGGCAGGCCGCCCGTGGCGGCGCGGACGAGCTGATGAAGGCGGTCAGCCAGATCGAGGCGCGCCTCGCCCGGGACCCGAACGACGCCCGCGGCTGGGCGGTGCTCGCCCCGGTCTACATGCGCACCGGCCGCTTCGACGACGCCGCCCGCGCCTACGCCAACATCGCGCGGATCAAGGGTGAGACCGCCGATCTGCTGGCCGACCAGGGCGAGGCCCTCACGGCGGCGGGCAACGGCACGGTCTCGCCCGAGGCCAGGGCGCTGTTCGAGAAGGCGCAGGCCAAGGAGCCGAACGCGCCCAAGCCCCGATTCTACCTGGCCCGCGCGGCCGAGCAGGCCGGCGACACCGGCGAGGCGATCCGCCAGCTCACCGAGCTCGAGGCGTCGAGCCCGCCGAGTGCCCCCTGGCTCGGGATCGTCAAGCAGAGCCTCGCCCGGCTCAAGGGCGAGCCGCCGCCGCCCGCAGCTCCGCAGACCGCCCCGCAGATCCCCGCGGAGCAGCAGGCGGCGATCCGCGGCATGGTCGACGGGCTCGACGCCCGGCTCAAGACCGGCGGCGGCACCCCCGACGAGTGGCTGCGGCTGGTCCGGTCCCGGGCGGTCCTCGGCGAGCGCGAGCAGGCGGCCGACGCCCTGGCCCGGGCGCGCGCGGCCCTGGCGGGCGACCCGCAGGGGCTCGCCCAGGTCGAGCAGGGCGCCCGCGCCGTGGGGCTCGGCGCGGAGGGCGAGGCGCCCGCGCCGGCCGGATCCGGCCAGCCGGGATCGGGCGCCCAATCCGAGAAGGAGGCCGCGATGGCGGCCGTGCGCGCCATGCCGCAGGCTGAGCAGCAGGCGGCGATTCGCGGGATGGTCGAGGGGCTGGACCGGCGCCTCGCCGCGCGGGGCGGCACGCCGGACGAGTGGATGCGCCTCGTGCGCTCCTACAGCGCGCTGGGCGAGCGGGACCAAGCGGTGAAGGCCCTCGACCGCGCCCGGATGGCGCTGGCCGCCAACAGCGAGGCGGTGACGCGGCTCGACGGCCTCGCCCGGGAGCTGGACCTGCCCGCCAAGCCCAATCCCTGA
- the ccmE gene encoding cytochrome c maturation protein CcmE translates to MTRKKRRLILIAACGSVLALAVGLILYAMSGSIVFFRSPTDIAKQAIAPGTRLRLGGLVKDGSLRRGPDQTVDFAVTDTNETVEVHYKGLLPDLFREGQGVVAEGVLEPGGQFRADTVLAKHDESYMPREVADALKAQGRWQEGGPNRGGPAPKPATAAADSTLGPRSER, encoded by the coding sequence GTGACGCGTAAGAAACGCCGCCTGATCCTGATCGCCGCCTGCGGCAGCGTCCTGGCGCTCGCCGTGGGGCTGATCCTGTATGCCATGAGCGGCTCGATCGTGTTCTTCCGCTCGCCCACCGACATCGCCAAGCAGGCCATCGCCCCGGGCACGCGCCTGCGGCTCGGCGGTCTGGTGAAGGACGGCTCGCTCAGGCGCGGTCCCGACCAGACGGTCGACTTCGCCGTCACCGACACGAACGAGACCGTCGAGGTCCACTACAAGGGGTTGCTGCCGGACCTGTTCCGCGAAGGGCAGGGCGTGGTCGCCGAGGGCGTGCTGGAGCCGGGCGGGCAGTTCCGCGCCGACACCGTGCTCGCCAAGCACGACGAATCCTACATGCCCCGCGAGGTGGCCGACGCGCTGAAGGCGCAGGGGCGCTGGCAGGAGGGCGGCCCGAACAGGGGCGGCCCGGCGCCGAAGCCCGCCACCGCGGCGGCGGACAGCACCCTCGGTCCCCGCAGCGAGCGGTGA
- a CDS encoding heme lyase CcmF/NrfE family subunit, protein MIVETGHFALALALAISLVQVVMPIWAARSGDPALRQIASQAALGAFACVLFAFAALTYAHVTSDFSVQNVVENSHTQKPLIYKISGVWGNHEGSMLLWVLILTLFGACVAAAKNSVPPRLRASTLGVQGLITFVFVLFIITTSNPFTRVIPAPLEGNDLNPLLQDPGLAIHPPLLYVGYVGFSISFAFAVAALIDGRIDAVWARAVRPWTLAAWCFLTLGIAMGSYWAYYELGWGGWWFWDPVENASLMPWIAGTALLHSTVVMEKRDALKVWTVLLAILTFSLSLIGTFLVRSGVITSVHSFATDPTRGVFILAILVLFIGGSLTLFAWRAPLLRQGGLFAPISREGSLVLNNLFLVAACATVLVGTLYPLVLEMLTGEKITVGPPFFNSTFVPLAIPLLLIVPMGQSLAWKRGDVLAAAQRLFAALAVALVVGFGVLALTWGGPVMAPVGIGLGAYLLIGSALEIVTRARGYGASRARSLGQIGRRAVGLPRSAWGTAIAHAGVGVVVLGIAAQGWATEGLATLKAGQSLATGPYVATLDRVAPRKGPNYEEAAAYLTIRTRGGDEVGQVETGKRFYPSRKMAVTESGLLTVGASQVYASLGEIGQDGGVGLRLYYKPLVLLIWLGAVVMAVGGGLSLTDRRMRVGVPAKAKARPLPVAVPAE, encoded by the coding sequence ATGATCGTCGAGACCGGCCACTTCGCCCTCGCGCTCGCGCTGGCGATCTCCCTCGTCCAGGTGGTGATGCCGATCTGGGCCGCCCGCTCGGGCGATCCGGCGCTCCGCCAGATCGCCTCGCAGGCGGCGCTCGGCGCGTTCGCCTGCGTGCTGTTCGCCTTCGCGGCGCTGACCTACGCGCACGTCACCTCGGACTTCTCGGTCCAGAACGTCGTCGAGAACTCGCACACGCAGAAGCCGCTGATCTACAAGATCTCGGGCGTCTGGGGGAACCACGAGGGCTCGATGCTCCTCTGGGTGCTGATCCTCACCCTGTTCGGCGCCTGCGTGGCGGCCGCGAAGAACTCGGTGCCGCCGCGGCTGCGGGCCAGCACGCTCGGCGTGCAGGGGCTGATCACCTTCGTGTTCGTGCTGTTCATCATCACGACCTCGAACCCGTTCACCCGGGTGATCCCGGCGCCGCTCGAGGGCAACGACCTCAACCCGCTGTTGCAGGATCCCGGTCTCGCGATCCACCCGCCGCTCCTCTACGTCGGCTATGTCGGCTTCTCGATCAGCTTCGCCTTCGCGGTGGCCGCGCTGATCGACGGGCGGATCGACGCCGTCTGGGCGCGGGCGGTGCGGCCCTGGACGCTGGCCGCGTGGTGCTTCCTGACGCTCGGGATCGCGATGGGTTCCTACTGGGCCTATTACGAGCTCGGCTGGGGCGGCTGGTGGTTCTGGGATCCGGTGGAGAACGCCTCGCTGATGCCGTGGATCGCCGGCACGGCGCTGCTGCACTCCACCGTGGTGATGGAGAAGCGCGACGCCCTGAAGGTCTGGACGGTGCTGCTCGCCATCCTGACCTTCTCGCTCTCGCTGATCGGCACCTTCCTGGTCCGCTCGGGCGTGATCACCTCGGTCCATTCCTTCGCCACGGACCCGACCCGCGGCGTCTTCATCCTGGCGATCCTGGTGCTGTTCATCGGCGGCTCGCTGACGCTGTTCGCGTGGCGGGCGCCGCTGCTGCGGCAGGGCGGCCTGTTCGCGCCGATCTCTCGCGAGGGGTCGCTCGTCCTGAACAACCTGTTCCTGGTGGCGGCCTGCGCCACCGTGCTGGTCGGCACCCTGTACCCGCTCGTGCTGGAGATGCTGACGGGCGAGAAGATCACGGTCGGGCCGCCCTTCTTCAACTCCACCTTCGTCCCGCTGGCGATCCCGCTCCTGCTGATCGTCCCCATGGGGCAGTCGCTCGCCTGGAAGCGCGGCGACGTGCTCGCCGCCGCCCAGCGCCTGTTCGCCGCGCTGGCGGTCGCCCTGGTCGTCGGCTTCGGGGTGCTGGCGCTGACCTGGGGCGGGCCGGTCATGGCGCCGGTCGGGATCGGCCTCGGCGCCTACCTGCTGATCGGCTCCGCCCTGGAGATCGTCACCCGCGCCCGGGGCTACGGGGCGAGCCGCGCCCGCTCCCTCGGCCAGATCGGCCGCCGCGCCGTCGGCCTGCCGCGCTCGGCCTGGGGCACCGCCATCGCTCATGCCGGGGTCGGCGTCGTGGTGCTGGGCATCGCCGCGCAGGGCTGGGCGACCGAGGGGCTGGCGACCCTCAAGGCCGGCCAGAGCCTGGCGACGGGACCCTACGTGGCGACCCTCGATCGCGTCGCGCCGCGCAAGGGACCGAACTACGAGGAGGCCGCCGCCTACCTGACCATCCGCACCCGCGGCGGCGACGAGGTCGGGCAGGTCGAGACCGGCAAGCGGTTCTACCCGAGCCGCAAGATGGCGGTGACGGAATCGGGCCTGCTGACCGTCGGCGCCAGCCAGGTCTACGCGAGTCTCGGGGAGATCGGGCAGGACGGCGGCGTCGGCCTGCGCCTCTACTACAAGCCGCTGGTCCTGCTGATCTGGCTCGGGGCGGTGGTGATGGCCGTGGGCGGCGGCCTGTCGCTCACGGACCGGCGGATGCGCGTAGGCGTCCCCGCCAAGGCGAAGGCGCGGCCGCTCCCGGTCGCGGTGCCGGCCGAGTGA
- a CDS encoding cytochrome c-type biogenesis protein — protein MARRSLRPALAALALLASLPALAVQPDEVLKDPVLEHRAREISAELRCLVCQNQSIDDSDAPLAKDLRLIVRERLEKGDSDTAVLDYVVARYGEFVLLRPVFALHTLLLWLTPVLAVLLGGLGIWRLARRRPPAPARNLSAAEEAEVAALLRRE, from the coding sequence ATGGCGCGCCGCTCGCTCCGGCCCGCGCTGGCGGCGCTCGCCCTGCTGGCGTCGCTGCCGGCCCTCGCGGTGCAGCCCGACGAGGTGCTGAAGGATCCCGTCCTGGAGCATCGCGCGCGGGAGATCTCGGCCGAACTGCGCTGCCTCGTCTGCCAGAACCAGTCGATCGACGATTCCGACGCGCCGCTCGCCAAGGACCTGCGCCTGATCGTCCGCGAGCGGCTGGAGAAGGGCGACAGCGACACGGCGGTGCTCGACTACGTCGTGGCCCGCTACGGCGAGTTCGTGCTGCTGCGCCCGGTCTTCGCGCTGCACACCCTGCTGCTGTGGCTCACCCCGGTGCTCGCGGTCCTGCTCGGCGGGCTGGGAATCTGGCGCCTCGCCCGCCGCCGCCCGCCCGCGCCGGCCCGGAACCTGTCGGCGGCCGAGGAGGCGGAGGTCGCGGCGCTGCTGCGACGGGAGTAG
- a CDS encoding glutathione S-transferase family protein: MTAATLTISSRNYSSWSLRGWLICRMAGLDFETEVLSGADATTRAELLHLSPSFLVPRLRHGDVVVWDTLAIAEYLAETFPEAGFLPGNVAERAHCRSISGEMHSGFVNLRSALPMNLRAFHPDFRLFNGAKADIERIVTIFDDCLDRYEGPYLFGARPCLADAMYAPVCTRFRTYDVSLPPRAAAYRDTILHWPLMVEWAEAAADEPDEIEELEMEF, translated from the coding sequence ATGACGGCCGCTACGCTCACCATCTCGAGCCGCAACTACTCCTCGTGGTCCCTGCGGGGCTGGCTCATCTGCCGGATGGCGGGTCTCGATTTCGAGACCGAGGTCCTGTCCGGCGCCGACGCCACCACCCGGGCGGAGCTGCTTCACCTCTCGCCGTCCTTCCTGGTGCCGCGCCTGCGCCACGGCGACGTGGTCGTCTGGGACACCCTGGCCATCGCCGAGTACCTCGCCGAGACCTTCCCGGAGGCCGGCTTCCTGCCCGGCAACGTGGCGGAGCGCGCCCATTGCCGGTCCATCTCCGGCGAGATGCATTCCGGCTTCGTCAATCTGCGCTCGGCGCTGCCGATGAACCTGCGCGCCTTCCACCCCGACTTCCGGCTGTTCAACGGGGCGAAGGCCGATATCGAGCGCATCGTCACGATCTTCGACGATTGCCTGGACCGCTACGAGGGTCCGTACCTGTTCGGCGCGCGGCCGTGCCTGGCCGACGCCATGTACGCTCCGGTCTGCACGCGCTTCCGCACCTACGACGTCTCGCTGCCGCCCCGGGCCGCCGCCTACCGCGACACGATCTTGCACTGGCCGCTGATGGTCGAGTGGGCTGAGGCCGCCGCTGACGAGCCGGACGAGATCGAGGAACTCGAGATGGAGTTCTGA
- a CDS encoding formate dehydrogenase subunit gamma — protein sequence MARHEPWSAERASGIIAEHTHLEGATLPILHALQETFGYVDSGAVPLIADALNLSRAEVHGCITFYHDFRAHPAGRHEVKLCRAEACQAMGSDKLHREILGRLGCGWHETTADGSATVEPVYCLGLCANGPAALVDGEPVAHLTADALEAALTEVRQ from the coding sequence ATGGCGCGTCACGAGCCCTGGAGCGCGGAGCGCGCGTCCGGGATCATCGCCGAGCACACCCATCTCGAAGGGGCCACGCTGCCGATCCTGCACGCGCTGCAGGAAACCTTCGGCTACGTGGATTCCGGCGCCGTGCCGCTGATCGCGGACGCGCTGAACCTGTCGCGCGCCGAGGTGCATGGCTGCATCACCTTCTACCACGACTTCCGCGCCCACCCCGCCGGCCGCCACGAGGTGAAGCTGTGCCGGGCCGAGGCCTGCCAGGCCATGGGCTCCGACAAGCTGCACCGCGAGATCCTCGGCCGCCTCGGCTGCGGATGGCACGAGACCACCGCCGACGGCAGCGCCACGGTCGAGCCGGTCTACTGCCTCGGCCTCTGCGCCAACGGTCCCGCCGCGCTGGTGGACGGTGAGCCGGTCGCGCACCTGACCGCCGACGCCCTCGAAGCTGCCCTGACGGAGGTGCGCCAGTGA
- a CDS encoding formate dehydrogenase beta subunit: MSVTLYVPRDAVALGLGANKVARALFAGAERRGLDVTIVRTGSRGLFWLEPMVEIGTPEGRVAYGPVTVKDVDALLDAGLTTGGDHALRLGDPEKIPYLARQQRLTFHRCGVIDPVSVDDYRAHGGYRGLEAALKLDAAGIVAAVRESGLRGRGGAGFPAGIKWNTVMLAEADQKYVVCNADEGDSGTFADRMMMEGDPFNLIEGMTIAGVATGATRGYIYLRSEYPQAFATLKEAIANGVTAGVLGDNILGSGKSFHLDVRLGAGAYICGEETSLLESLEGKRGIVRAKPPIPALKGFLGKPTLVNNVMTFTAVPWILENGARAYADYGMGRSLGTLPIQLAGNIKHGGLIEMAFGITLRQVIEDFGGGTRSGRPVRAVQVGGPLGAYFPDHLLDTPLDYEAMAAKKGLVGHGGIVVFDDTVDMAAQARFAFEFCATESCGKCTPCRIGATRGVETMDKVIAGIRPDANLKLVEDLCEVMTDGSLCAMGGLTPMPVMSAITHFPEDFRRAGSLPAAAE; the protein is encoded by the coding sequence GTGAGCGTGACCCTCTACGTTCCGCGCGACGCCGTCGCCCTCGGCCTCGGCGCCAACAAGGTCGCCCGCGCCCTGTTCGCGGGCGCCGAGCGCCGCGGCCTCGACGTCACCATCGTCCGCACCGGCTCCCGCGGCCTGTTCTGGCTGGAGCCGATGGTCGAAATCGGCACTCCCGAGGGGCGCGTCGCCTACGGACCGGTGACGGTCAAGGATGTCGATGCCCTGCTGGATGCCGGCCTGACCACGGGCGGCGACCACGCCCTGCGCCTCGGCGATCCTGAAAAAATCCCCTACCTCGCCCGGCAGCAGCGCCTGACCTTCCACCGCTGCGGCGTGATCGACCCGGTCTCCGTGGACGATTACCGGGCCCATGGCGGCTACCGCGGCCTCGAGGCCGCCCTGAAGCTCGATGCCGCGGGCATCGTCGCGGCGGTGCGCGAGTCCGGCCTGCGCGGCCGGGGCGGTGCCGGCTTCCCCGCCGGCATCAAGTGGAACACTGTGATGCTCGCCGAGGCGGACCAGAAATACGTGGTCTGCAACGCCGACGAGGGCGATTCCGGCACCTTCGCCGACCGGATGATGATGGAGGGCGATCCCTTCAACCTCATCGAGGGCATGACCATCGCGGGCGTCGCCACCGGCGCCACCCGCGGCTACATCTACCTGCGCTCCGAGTACCCGCAGGCCTTCGCGACCCTGAAGGAGGCGATCGCCAACGGCGTGACGGCGGGCGTGCTCGGCGACAACATCCTGGGCTCGGGCAAGAGCTTCCACCTGGACGTGCGCCTCGGCGCCGGGGCCTATATCTGCGGCGAGGAGACCTCGCTGCTGGAGAGCCTGGAGGGCAAGCGCGGCATCGTGCGGGCCAAGCCGCCGATCCCGGCGCTGAAGGGCTTCCTCGGCAAGCCGACGCTGGTCAACAACGTCATGACCTTCACGGCCGTGCCGTGGATCCTGGAGAACGGCGCCAGGGCCTACGCCGATTACGGCATGGGCCGCTCGCTCGGCACCCTGCCGATCCAGCTCGCCGGCAATATCAAGCACGGCGGCCTGATCGAGATGGCCTTCGGCATCACCCTCCGTCAGGTGATCGAGGATTTCGGCGGCGGCACCCGCTCAGGTCGGCCGGTCCGGGCCGTGCAGGTCGGCGGGCCGCTCGGGGCCTACTTCCCCGACCATCTCCTCGACACGCCCCTCGACTACGAGGCGATGGCGGCCAAGAAGGGCCTCGTCGGCCACGGCGGCATCGTGGTGTTCGACGATACGGTCGATATGGCCGCCCAGGCCCGCTTCGCCTTCGAGTTCTGCGCCACCGAGTCGTGCGGCAAGTGCACCCCCTGCCGCATCGGCGCGACCCGCGGCGTCGAGACCATGGACAAGGTGATCGCCGGCATCCGGCCGGACGCGAACCTGAAGCTGGTCGAGGACCTCTGCGAGGTCATGACCGACGGGTCGCTCTGCGCCATGGGCGGGCTCACCCCGATGCCCGTCATGAGCGCGATCACCCATTTCCCTGAAGATTTTCGCCGTGCGGGCTCGCTGCCTGCGGCGGCTGAGTGA